The genomic segment CGTCTACGACGCGACCGGCAGCGTCCACAATCACATCGCGAAGACACGGATCGCCGGCAGCATCGTGCGCGAGAACGGCAACCCGTACTTCGAGCCGACCGAGCTCCACGAGTCGAAGGCGTACTACACGACGGACTCGAACGTTGAGTTCTGGACCGGCGGCTTCGGCACGATCGACGCGGACGCCGGCTTCGTCGGCTTCGGGCCCCATCCGTACGCCCTGCTCCCGGGCTCCCCCTGTCGCGACACCGGACCGCCGGACACGACCGGGCTCCGGCTGGCGGCCGCCGATCTGGCTGGCGAGCCCCGGATCGTTGACGGCCGGATCGACATGGGATGCTACGAGGGCGAAGCCGGCACCGGCGTCGCATCGCCGCCGGTCGGTTCGCCCCGCGTCGCGTGCAGCCCCAATCCGTTCAGTGAGGAGGCCGGGCTCTCCCTGCGCGTGCCGGTCGCCGGGCGGGTCGTGGTACGGCTCTACAGCGTTGACGGCAGACTCGTTCGGACGCTCCACGATGGGCATGTCGAGGCCGGTGACATGTCGCTCACGTGGGACGGTCTCGACGAGGGCGGACGCCGCGCGGCTTCGGGCGTCTACTTCGCGAGGGCGATGGGACCGATGCCCGACATCGTGGGGCGCCTCGTGCTGCTCCGCTGAGGCGGCGCCGCGTTCTCCCGCTGTTGACCGCTCGGGAGTCCCCCTGTACCGTTGGCAGCATGTCGCACAACGAACCCCGGAGCACCGGTTTCGGCGCCAGCGTCGGGCGCTCGCCGATCGGCGAAGATCGCTGCGGGCGCGCGATCCTCATGATCGTGCTGTCGAGCCTGTCGTTCGGACTCGTCGGGATCATGGTCCGGCTGGCCGGTGACGTGCCGGTGTACGAGAAGGTCTTCTTCCGGAGCATCGTCATGCTCCCGGTCGCCGCCGCCTTCGGTGCGCGGAGCGGCGCGAAGCTCTTCACGTGGGACGGCAACACGAAGTGGCTCGTTCTGCGCGGCATCTTCGGCACGGTGGCGATGACACTCTACTTCTATGCCATCGAGGGACTGACGCTCGCCGACGCGACGGTCCTCAACAAGCTCTCGCCTTTCTTCGTGGTCGTACTGGCTGCCGTCTTCCTTCATGAGAAACTCTCGAAATACGTGGTCCCCGTTCTGGCGATCGCGTTCGTGGGCGCGGCGCTCGTCATCAAACCCGAGTTGGAGCTCTCGCCCGGACCGGCCCTCGCGGGGCTCTTCTCCGCGATCGGTTCGGCGGCGGCCTACACGGTCGTCCGCTCGCTCAAGGGCCGCGAGGCCCCTTTCAAGATCGTCTTCTACTTCGCGATGGTCTCAACGCTCGCCATGATCCCGCCGATGCTCGTCCACGCCGTTGTGCCGACCTGGCAGCAGCTCCTGGCGCTCGTCGGCGCCGGCGTTTTCGCAACGACCGGCCAGCTTTCGCTGACGATCGGATACCAGCTGGCCCCCGCGTCGCGTATCTCGATCTACGTCTACGCTCACGTGATCTTCGCC from the Candidatus Effluviviaceae Genus V sp. genome contains:
- a CDS encoding EamA family transporter; the protein is MSHNEPRSTGFGASVGRSPIGEDRCGRAILMIVLSSLSFGLVGIMVRLAGDVPVYEKVFFRSIVMLPVAAAFGARSGAKLFTWDGNTKWLVLRGIFGTVAMTLYFYAIEGLTLADATVLNKLSPFFVVVLAAVFLHEKLSKYVVPVLAIAFVGAALVIKPELELSPGPALAGLFSAIGSAAAYTVVRSLKGREAPFKIVFYFAMVSTLAMIPPMLVHAVVPTWQQLLALVGAGVFATTGQLSLTIGYQLAPASRISIYVYAHVIFAGILAYLFFSEVPDALSIVGGALVIGAAVLNYRLLHREPARPTVSC